In Synchiropus splendidus isolate RoL2022-P1 chromosome 15, RoL_Sspl_1.0, whole genome shotgun sequence, the genomic stretch GACGGCGACCGAGGCCCTACGATCAAACTTACACACGGCAAACATTCCGAGGCATTTCGACTAACTTGACTCTATTTATCTCCTTATTATTTTAGTTAGCCAATATTTTATGAAGCTACTAATTCTGTTATTTCTGTAATTAGCCTCGCACACGGATTCATTATTTTTAGGCACGAAAACCTTGGGTCCATTTCACATCTGAACAAGGAAGTGATGGTCAAGTTACACGTCTCCGACATTTACTTGAGGCCAAGTTTACATAATAAACTGTCTTTCAcagttcaattttctcaactttGTAATCCTTCTAAAAacattgctttttgttttgttttgtggttttagTGTGGTTTAGTACATGTTGCCTTTTTTACATATTCAACACATCACTGAATCGTTTGTGTATTTGCTTCTGTTCTTTTGCAGCGGACAGTCACATCCCAGAAGAACCAGTTATTGGAATGCTCAACACTGACTCCCCTGCCATGGAAAGCAACGGGGATGCCTCCCTGCCGGCTGACTGGTCTGATCACGTCGCTTCAGAACCGATCACCAATGCGtcccaggaagcttcagagaaaCAGCTGGGCTCGGTAGAAAAGGCAGTGGAAAACTTTCAGATCGCTGTCGCTCAACTTCCAGAAGAAGAGCAGCCACCTCCCCCCCCACTGCCTTCTGAGCCACCATGCGCCCCAGAAAACCAGCCCCTTGATTTTCACAATAACCAAGCTATGGCTATACAGCCAGAAGGTAAACATAATGTAGTCTTTTGATTGATTTGAGCAGCACAGCGGTAATAGATATTTTTCGTCAAGGAACAGCTGAGTTTTCAAGAAGATCAAGTATGCAACTATACTATTGTAGTTACTTTATTAcatgtgtgatttatttatttaatcaccCTGCTTATTGGCTGAGACCTGTATCATAAATattatggttttgtttttcagattcaTCTCAGGCCACTGAAGATGGCATGGATATTGAAGATGCATCCAAAGAAACAGTACAAGAAATTGCTCCCCCACCAGAGCCACCTCTACCCATGGAATTCGAAAGGCTGTTTAAAGGCTGCCAGGAGAACATGGAAGACTTCAATGGTTGGGTCTACCTTCTGCAGTATGTGGAACAAGAGGTAAGACTGACTAGATTGCTCTCTTTTTACTGGATTTCTAGACTTCaaaatgctgatttttttttttcaccttatcAGAATATGCTTGAACCTGTGAGAAAGTCCTTCGACTTAttttttgaacgttatccatACTGCTATGGCTACTGGAAGAAGTATGCAGACATTGAGAGGAAACACGGAAACATACATGTTGCAGAGGAGGTAAAGACTTCAACTTGCTTCTGTGGAGCGATCTTTGTTTTAATGTAGTGTGCTGTTCTGTTTTTTGAAAAAGCAAGTCCATAATCAGCTTGTGCTTCCGAACCGTAGGTTTACAGAAGAGGCTTGCAGGCCATCCCTCTCAGTGTGGACTTGTGGCTGCATTACATGACTTTCATCAAAGAAAACTCAGACACAACTGACCCTGAGACAGAAGGACGCATCAGAGCGTGAGTGGactgtctgtttttgttgatgaaaTATTTGTCTCCGTTGTAACTTGctgttgcaataaaaaaaatctatttacaTATACTTCTGTTGTTTTTACTGCAGCAGCTTAAGTAAATCCAAAAATAGACTTCCCAAGTTTAGTGAatctttgttttccctccagtGCGTATGAACATGCAGTGCTTGCGGCTGGTACAGACTTTCGCTCGGATCGTCTGTGGGAGTCCTTTATCGCCTGGGAATTGGAGCAACAGAAGTTGGCTAACGTCACTGCCATTTATGATCGGATCTTAGGAATCCCCACTCAGCTATATTCCCAGCACTTCCAGAAGTAAGAGTTTTGAagtattgaatttattttcgTTCTGCTCAATACTAGTTGTTGGTAGCAATATTGTCCTCATTTCATGTCAGTGTCTATTTTGTACTGTAACATTttgcagaatgaaaataaatgtatcgtTTGTCTTCAGGTTCAAAGAACACGTGCAAACCAACAACCCGAAACACTTCTTGTCAGAAGAGGAGTTTGTACAGCTAAGGTTGGAACTTTCTAAAGCTACTTTGGCATCCATGGCCAGGGAAACTGACGAGACACCTGCTCCTCCAGAGGATTTGCCCCCCGGAACAGAGGACCTACCTGACCCGGCAAAGGTAATGTCTGGATCACAGTCTTGAAGGGGGAAGGGGACGCATCATTTTCAGGAGTTGCCCTGGGTTGCCTGTTCTCCATGCTGCCATGGGGAGAAAATTTACTCAGGTTTGAAGAGGTGTCTTTATGTCAGCAGCTAAGCCAAGGGGTGGAGTCAAGCTGGCATCCTGTCAGGCACTCGCCCTTAAGCTAAAGGGAGCAACTGAGGCAGAATGACCCCATCACCTGCACCCTCAGGCTGATATGCCGGGTGTCTCCTCTGCAGGCTTCTTGTCTCTGCCAAGCTCATGGTGATGTAAATTTTTGGCTGCAGGACTCGCAGTTATCACATCAAGTGGAGAATGTGATGCTGTAATGTCAACATTGAAGCACTCACCATATTGGTcttctgtgtttttatgtaCAGAGGGTGACAGAGATCGAGAACATGCGGCACAAGGTGATCGAAAATCGACAGGAGGTGTTCAATCACAATGAGCATGAAGTCAGCAAGCGTTGGGCCTTTGAAGAAGGGGTAAGTGCATGTTTGGTTGTTGAACGTCCTGGATGTGTTGGAAAACTAAGCTAAGCTCTTTCTTTCGCCCATCCAAATAAAGATTAAGCGGCCGTACTTCCACGTCAAATCCCTTGAGAGAACCCAGCTGAACAACTGGAAGGAGTACCTGGACTTTGAGATAGAAAATGGCACCCCGGAGCGTGTGGTTGTTCTGTTTGAAAGATGTCTCATCGCTTGTGCGCTCTATGAAGAGTTCTGGATCAAGGTAAGGGGGCCTCCTTCTGTTTGCTTATTCATTTCTTTCGCAACCTCCCTGCACTTCCCCCCCATCAACGATGATTATCACAACGACAGTAATTCGTCCTGCACTCTCTTTGCGTGTAACGTTGATATGTGACTGTATCTGTTGTATTAGGGGATGGCCAGCTTGCCACACAAGATTTGACTGCCGCATTTGCCAACTACTACGTTGCATCTTCTTCGTCTCCCACTACCTTACAGAATCTTATCTAATTGGTTCCATGAAGGTGCTGATGGGTTTACACAGAACATTTCAAAAAACGATCTTGTCAATGAAGAACTCTATTGAATTTGagatatgaaaatgtaaatggctttttgtttttgcctttcTTTCCCTCTGTCTCTTGTCTTCCTCTGTCCACTTCTACTTCTCTTCCAACCTTCTCTGTCCGCTCTGAAGTATGCCAAATATCTCGAGAGCTACAGCACTGATGGTGTGAGACATATCTTCAAGAAGGCCTGCACGATTCACCTGCACAGGAAGCCAATTATCCACCTGCAGTGGGCTGCTTTTGAGGAGCAGCAGGGTGAGTGGACAGTGAGCGCCACCAAGGACAGCTCATCAAGTGTACATGATATGTATTTCAGAGTTGTTTCCACTTGTTTCATCAGGATACCCAGATGAAGCCCGTCGTATACTGAAGACCGTGGAAGACATGATTCCATCTCTGGCGATGGTTCGACTTCGGAGGGTCAACCTCGAGCGTCGCCAAGGGAACTTGGAGGAAGCGGAAGCACTACTGAGAGAAGCGATGGAAAACTCGAGGAATACTATCGAGTCATCCTTCTATGCTGTGAAACTTGCCAGGATGCTTCTGAAGGTTCAGAGAAGTTTAAGCAAAGCCAAAAAGGTGCTGCTCGACGCCATTGATAATGACGAGGTGAGAGCGAGTGATCATGATTTAAAAGAGCAGCTTATTCAAtttaaaatctaaactgaatCTGGAATAATTGGCCTTCAATGCATGCTTGTCTGGATGAGATGAATTGTTTTGAACATTTATTGCCACAGATGAAGCACAGAAAAAGTGATCAACTTTATACTGATGTTAACGATCTGAGATTACTCCTCTTCACTTCCCGAATTTGGtaaatttgtcattttaaaaaaactgttccGCAGACTCAGTCTGCAAGTCCAATGGGTAGATTGCCAGTAGATTGAAGTGCTATGGTGATGGAATGTTATCTGAAGTGCAGAATGCTGCAAAGAACAGGGAGCATGTTCTTGCTTGCATCTTCTACATAacaaatgaaaagacaataatgaGAGGCTTTACCAACAACATATGTTTgacagatttgtctttttttgcttgAGACTTGGGACCAATAGATATAATAATTGTCAGCAGACTGGATTCAAGGATAGTTTTCTTTTCTGCCCCAGTCCAAATGTGACATTTCTCCCTTCTTGATGGATAAAATTAGGTGGTGTTAtcaggatgatgatgttttaatggagtttcatttgtcttcagacaagTTCCCGGCTCTATCTGAATCTACTTGATTTGGAGTTCAATGGAGATATCGCGCAGAATGAGGCAGAGATCCTGGTCATCTTCGATCGAGCCCTGAAGAGCCAGATGCCCCTAGAGTCGCGTCTCCTCTTTGCGCAACGCAAAGTCGAGTTCATGGAAGACTTTGGCACCGACGTCAACGTGTAGGTTTTTGCGCCGAGCGCTTCAGCAACCACTGAATTCAAATTtgttgtgttgatttttttttttttgctgtgtccTGTTCAGGCTCGTGGCTGCTTACCAAGAACATCAGAAATTACAGAGGGAAAGCGATGCTTTGAAACAGAAGGCGGAGAACGGCTACGACAGGTAACTATTAAGATTTAATTGTGACACTTATCAATATTGATGGAACTGTAACTGTGTCATTGTATAATAACTAATATAGTGATAGTTTAATATTTGACTGCTCGTGACATGACTCATTACTGTTTCCAGCTCTGGGGAACCTGATGCTAAACGCCAGCGCAccgatgatgctgctgctgccgctgcagccGCTGCAGCCACCGCCATGACAGACATGCAGGCAAACAATGCTGCGTATAACTACAACTGGTACCAGGTGGGTGTTGCTAGAGAATCTTCccgtttttattttcttccaaaaATTGAACCATTAAACTCaccttttcttgtttttcaacaGCAATATGGGGCTTGGGGACAGAACTCCTGGGGACAGTACGGTCAATATGCCCAGTACAACCAGTACtaccctcctcctccaacatGAGCCCCATAAGCTGAAGAGTGGAAACACGTCCCTTCTGACGAGCTACTTTTCCAATCAggattgcttttttttctacagTGTCATTGAGGGTCacatatatttgtgtgtgagcTGATTTCACTCATGTGTTCTGGCTGCTTGAATGTGTGGATAATAGTTCGAGGGgagttttgttttccatgttcATCCCAATTATGTGTTCCTCTTTCtgaaatacatacaataaaacatttttttaaatcagtaacATTTCCAGAAGTAATGAATAGTTCCATgttttttaatttctattttgACCTGGTTTCATAATAAAGATATTGATATTCTGAAATGTCTGTTTGTCCTTCACTACTTGGATgtattcaggttttttttttttaaagcatcagCACCACGAGTAAGCAACATGTATTATAAAGATGTTGGAGGCTTCTTATTCTGAGTCATCTACTGAGGGTGTCTGTCAGGGAGCTGGACTTCAGTGTGAATCTTGAATGAAAACCCTTCAGAAATACATGTTTTAGATCCAAAACCAAGGGGAGTTGCCTGTTTTGCCACGAACAATTCGAAATATAGTtggaaatgtttcaaaataaagcaaggCTGGTGGATGCTTACCATATATGTAGCTGAAACTTGCTTGAATTAACGTATCCATTTTTATTCACTGTCTGTAAAAAGGGACGCTGTTAATCGCGATGAAACCTACATTTTCGGATGCTCATCTTCACCGTCATAAAACGTCTTGGAATAAACTTTACAGGTCAGGGGGCGTGGTTTCTAGTTGCCTGGTGTTACGTATATCTGCACATGCGCAGTGCTGCCCTCTGAACAGTCCTTTTTATGCTCAACGTTGAACGTGTAGCATCGAACGAGGTACGGCCTGTGCAAATTAAGTTTAAATGTCAAAATTTGGACTAGTTTACTGGATGTTTTCACAACGGTGTGCGTTCTGTGCTGACGGCGGCTTTATGTTTGTGTCATTTGAAACCTTTAAGCCGCATTTTGGCACATTTCTACGCTGTTTTGTTATTCGTCTCTCCCATGTGGCTAGCAGCGTTAGCATTAGCCGAACTGCAGAAGGGACTTGCCCGAACACATTTCCGCTGTTCGAGTTGTGACACTATAATAATGATAAAGGTTGTAGTTTATGTTGGTGAATAACACGTTTgttgcactttgttattgtctgGTTGTTGTCAAAGTAAAACGACGCCGTCAGACGGTGATGCAGAATTACATTTTGAAAGCTGGTGATTGTTATTGACGTCTCCTTTTATTCTGTGAGTTACTTGTTTCTCTTTTTATACGAGAAATATCTCACAGGCGTTGGTAGGAATCACTCGCAACACCTGGCTCAAAGTCTTTTCCACGGATTTCTTAGGCCTCACAGTGATGAAATGCGTCTCACTATTTGCCCACAGCATCAAGATGCAGCTCTTCTTGCGTGGTCAGAACACTTACACCCTTGAGGTGACCGGACAGGAAACTGTCGGGGACATCAAGGTAACCATTGGGTTAAAGCTGCACTAAACTGCTCATGTGTGGAGTTTACATGACCTATTCTTGATTTCTGACAGGCCCATGTCCAGACTCTGGAGGGTCTCTTGGTTGAGGATCAGGTCCTGCTGCTTGCTGGCTGCCCACTGGAGGATGAGTCCTCTCTGGCTTCCTGTGGCGTCTCTGAACACTGCACCTTGGAAGTAGCTGGAAGACTTCTGGGAGGTCAGTGTCTGTAGATGCAGGAGTTGCATGCTGCTATATGATGGCACCTGTGTGATTTAGTCTAACTAGAGTGCTGTCCACAGCTGTTTGTTAACATACTAAACAACTGTTTTCAGGTAAGGTCCACGGCTCCCTGGCTCGTGCCGGAAAGGTCAGAGGACAAACACCCAAGGTAAGCTGTTTTTTTAGGTGTGCTGGGCTTTTGACCATTTCTCTACTTGGGGATTTGTTGTCCAACCTGAAGATAAAGTAGTGGATAAAGAAATCTTGATGAATTTTGAACATGATTCTTAATCCATCCTTAACTTGTGTCCTTACAGGTTGACAagcaggaaaagaagaagaagaagacaggcCGTGCCAAGCGTCGCATTCAGTACAACAGGCGCTTTGTCAATGTTGTGCCCACCTTCGGAAAGAAGAAGGGACCAAATGCCAACTCCTAATTCCTTAAAACGGCCGGTCGAtcgttttcaagttttttttgttggccAAGTCAAATGTAAAGAATAAAACATTAACTTGGATGAATACGTGTCAATTTGAATCCAATGTTTCTCCACCTTCAGGGATCAAGAGATGAGCCGAGGTAGTAGTAATACATGGTGCGTGACTAGTTGTATTAAATGGAATGGTTCTTTAAGAAGGAAAGAAGGTTACTATTAGACTTGAGCCTGTGGTGCTGCAGGTGGTTGTTTGGGTCAGACGCACAGGTCAGTCTGTTATGGCTTGTTTTAGCAGACACCTGAACAGCTCACCTTTGTCTCGCCCTTTGACCATGTTCAGCACTTCAGCGTCTTAGCACTTGAGTATTTTTGTTAAATGAAGCGAAGACCTTTAAGTGGTAAGCAACTAGCTGTAACAACTAAACACGTCTTAATATTGTGGCTGAATGGCAAGTTAAACCTTATTCTCCAAACTTGAATTTGTTATAAGAAAagatcacacacatgcacttttcAAATTCCACAGTAAGGATTTATGAGTTCACTTGAAGTTGAATTTCATCGTGTTTTCTTTATtgcttgcattgtcaaaacaaagGCCAAAAGATGTAAACATTGTCTCATATGTACATTATTCACATGCCATAACAGAAAACACGCTCCAGGTGTTTTACATCCAGGAGCGCAACAGAGATCAGTGTTGAAATTAATCCACAGACACCAGCTCGACCTCAAAGATCAACTTTGCGTTTGGAGGGATTCTAGTGATCAAAGATCAAGGACAAAAACGAAGGGATGAAAAATGCAGGCAGGTCATCATCAGAACACCGACAACTGAAAAGGATACTTGGAATCAGGAAGGCCTTTCTTTCCATAGGCCCATTCTGGTTCGATCTCCAGCCGGGCGGTTTCACCTTTACTCATGGTCAGAAGACCCTCATCCCActgtgaaataaaacaaacaaaaaaaacccatcaggaaatgaaaaccacacgaaaggaaagaaaagaagtCACATACTCCTCTGATGACTCGACCCATGCCAACTTTGAAGCTGAGTGGTTTCGCTTGCTTCTTCTTTCTTGCACCTGAACATGAGTTTTTAACCTTGAatattttctattatttctAAACCACACCAAAGGCACTGCTCACAGAATCACGATCAGTCTGTATGCATCTGTTATGCAGATGTATTACGTaacactgcagctcctccaaACCTGCGGGGATGTTGGTGTCGAAGACAGTTCCATCCTCCAGAGTGCCAGTGTACCAGCAGCTCACTGTGTCCCCTTTCTTTGGGAAGTTAGTCTTGTCCCCTTTCTTCAGCACAGACTTGGTGAATTTCGGTGGACCCTTTCCAACAAAAAGTCACTTTATGCCACACAATTTTCAATTGAATAAATCAACTTTTAAACACTTTACCTCGTCCACGACTTCAGCCTTCACCTCTTTGGGTTGACTATCGATTTGAACATTTTTGACTTGCTCAGTCACTTCCTCCACTGGCTCGGAGCCTTTAAACCTCTGTGGACACACAAAGCAACTCACCACTCCATTCAAACCCAGCTCCAGATGCGCTCCCTGAACTTACTTTGCTCTCAAAAAGCTGGTTGTAGGCGACTAtcagctgctccttctttgCAGTTTTGGCAACATTTTTGATGTTTCCTAACAGCTTGTGCTCATTGAGAAACTAAAGGAAACACAACAGTCACTATAAAACAAAACACGCACGATATTCCACAGTCGGTGTTTAAGCACATAGCAGTTGTCACTGACTGGATGCAGCGCTGAGCTAACACACACAAACCGGCGCGTATTTATCGACTTGACTTCAAACTATAATTTGTAGCTAAACATACCGAGTTTGCAGCATTGTCCTGAATGAATTTTATTATGTCCTTTTTCGGCAAATCATCACTTTTGAGCTGCTCATCGCTCCACTCCTTTACTGGTTCGGCCGCCATTTTGAGAGCTTATGAACTCTGACCTCACCGACGTAATagaaaggtttttgtttttaatgtattccaataacaattaaattaaaaccagaacattaaaattgtcATTTAGAATTACTTAAAATTTTAGAagcataataaaaataacatatataaataacacacacatatatgttatttttattttattatatatatataatatatatatatatagcttcgcttgtttattaaaacaacaacaacaacaacaacaacaacaacaacaacaacaacaacaacaccaataatacaacaacaacaaactaatCAGCTCTGAAATAAAgtcatcattatttttaatgtattcaaATGATAATGAAATTCAAAccagaacattaaaattgtcATTTAGAATTACTAGTTTGTTTCGCtttacaaacaacaacaacaacaacaacaacaacaataatacattTACTTATTGCCACTGAGAGGGCACATCCAGTTAAAAACGTGTTTCCCCCCTATATATTTGCTTGAATCGGCTCTGACATAAAGTCAGCATAAACCCAAAATAATATCCTATCCAATGAAGATGAgtttgatgattattattatgattcgTAGTGGTAACATTTGCTTCATTTATAGTTTTTGCAAGTGCCATGTATCTGTGAATTTCAGTTACATTTCCGTTTCAAATGTGAATCATACTGTGTTCATGTGAACACCATGTTTCCATGAGCACATATAGGTAGTGGCAATTTTGTTTATGAGACAAAAGTATGTCAATgccagaataaaaataaaaacctagCACACAATCCAGCAGCAGTCAGTGTCTCTTGTCGGTATGATTTTGAGCAGCTGCATAGGAGTCTGAGGCCTCCTGCTGTCACTCTTATAATGTCAGTGTCATTTCCGTTTTGGCTTCCCTCCtgcgagcacacacacacacacacacacacacacacacacacacacacacacacacacacacacacacacacacacacacacacacacacacacacacacacacacacacacacacacacacctagaaCAGGGTCACAGTGCCTGTAACTAAGCAACAACAGTGACATTGTAGAAGAAGCTCCTGAGGAAGAGAAGAGGCTAATAATCTGTTTAGAGCAAACCTCCTGAATCACATAGACTTGCTGCTCACGAAGGAACGCTCCAGTCACAACAACTGGATGTGCCCTCTGAGGTATTCCAGTCATTCTTCAGGACTTTGTCAAGCACCAATCAATAGTCAGGCAGCAGGCCGGTGCCCTTTGTTGATGACGGGCAGCGTCCCAGTCACCTCACAAATACTTCTTTGATAACTCCAGTACATGTCTGTCATGATACCTCGGAAGCCATGGAGCTCTGTTTTTCCTTCTGTTGCTCCATTTCATTCGGGTGCTGCCAGCTTAAGTTCATGAGCGGCTCACAGATGGTGTGAAGACATGAGGTCGCTCATCACATGTGGTGTCTTTTTCACCGCCGTGTGTTGAAGTGGTATGAAGCGTGGCGACGATGTCATTTGAGGCAGCACCTGAAAGCTGTTCTCAGCAACAGGAAACACAAAGGAGACACGCTCGTTGATGTGACTCTCAGCTCCAAGAgggcgtaaaaaaaaaacaaaacagtaatcCGCTAGTCTTAAGCACAAACACAACTTCTGGTATTTCACCTACAAGGAGATGTCTATTTACAGAGACGCAATCTGAACGTGATTTTACAAGTTGTGTGTCACATTGAagagacaacaaaacaaaaaaaacaatataatataatataatataatataatataatataatataatataatataatatacaaacATTCATTACCAATGGTGTACAAAAAGAGAACAAAATCAAATAAactaaaacataataataataatataatataataaaataatagtaattattATGACCACGTTGGTGACCCCAGATTTAACATAATGCAGTATAAGTAATATATTATGACGTGTGTCAGTTGCACTCTTCTACCTCACGATGGCAGTATGTACACATCACTGAAATGACGGTTTGCTATTCACTCAAGATTGATATTTTCAATATATGATGTTCACAATGAGGTTTGACAGGGAGGGAAATGACCGCGACTCATCCCGCAGAAGAGCGCAACCATAACAAACAGTGAGTCAACGGGGGCCAGGCTCAGAAGTTATTGTCATGTTTATATCCCATACTTCTTAACATGACGACAAATCACTATTGGATACATGAATCTATTGAGAACTCATTAAATATATTAAGTTGAAACACTGTTATGTGATACTCTGGTGTATTTGAAGACAAACAACAgacgaaaataaaaacatttaagcaGCACTAATAGGGAAAATGTGAagtgaaaaaggaaaacatgaaaagtaAGAACTACTGTTTGCATATTAAAggatatataaaaaataagaggATAAAATACACAACGATGAGGGAGCTGTATCTCTACTAAAAGAAGCATAATAATTTCTGAAGTTGTGAGTGGCATTTGCAAATCATTGCTATTGTAAAATTACATCTCCATCTTTGAATGAATGCTTTCATTAGCCGTTTCCCTCACCTGAGATAACACTCTCCCCCAACGTGAATCATCCCTGCGCCTTTTAAATGAATTTCCTTATACAGCCTGTGACTCCCAGCAGAGGAATTAGAGTCCTTTCATGATCGAAATGATCTCAATGTGGCCTTGGTCCACTGTGGATAATGCGTTTCCTGTTCCCAGCCTCATAATTCCTTTCTGAGCCACATGGCAGGCCAAGTTCACCTGCTCGTGCTCGCAGCTATCCGAGCTCATCTGGAGCTTTATGGGGAAGAGACTAAGCCACTGAGGTGGGGGACCAAATGCTCCCATCTTTTTCCGGTGAACTCAGAGATTCCTCggaaagagcagcagcaggagggagtCGGTCGGCCGCGTTTGGGATTAAGCCTCAACTTTCATGTGATATTTGAATTCATGTCACAAAAAGTTGCTAAAATATAAACTATAAACTTCAATAAACACTACTTCATCTCACAAGAGAATTCCCTGATCATTTAGCGGAAGATTCTTCAGATGTTCTGGAACTCCAGTGGTGATTTAATCCCTCCATCTGGTCCCGCGGATCCTCCCTTGTTCTCCCACTGGTTGGAGACATTTCAGACACCTAAACAAAAGCACTGTAAACTCCAAAACATTTCTAAAAAGTTGATCTATatcatttatgaattatttaccCTCCATCGCAAGATTTCTAGAGAACctgaggagctctgtcatccaCCAAAAGCTCAGACTAGAGCTCAGGGGGGCATTCATGGGGCGGCTCTCTATGTTGTGTGGTGAGAAGGAAACATCAGATGCAGCCCGGTGCACCAACATGCTGCAGCTCTGGAACATTTCCAATCCAGAGCTTAGCCAGCAGAGCTGCAGTCTCGCTACTAGCCCACGCCTGCTCTGTCATATCTAATCTCTTGGCCGCATGCCGTGAAATGGGGCTTATTAAGAGTTTAACCGAGATCAGTTCAACCTCGATCCGAGGCGTGCAATGGAAAAGGAAAATCACTCACCTGAAAAGGTTTAAAATGACAAGGAGCGGGTGGCGAGCGGCCGGTGCCACCCCACAGAGGGTTCCGCCGCCGGCCGCCGCCCCGTTCCTCCATCAGTTTGTCTGCGTATCATCTGCTCAATGCTAATTGGGAACCAAAGGGAAAAGGATGGATGTGAAGTTTGAATTGGAAGCCGTCCCACATTCATATCTCACGCAGCTAAAAGGGACAGACTTCAGAGCCACATGCTCTCAAAACTCTTGTGTCCCCGCATTACTCGCACACAATCTGTTCACAGTCAAACAACAAGATTAGTGGTGGCAAAATAGGAATTGAAAATGGGCAGGACAGCATGACTGTCCATGGATTTATCA encodes the following:
- the prpf39 gene encoding pre-mRNA-processing factor 39 isoform X1; translation: MEDTADSHIPEEPVIGMLNTDSPAMESNGDASLPADWSDHVASEPITNASQEASEKQLGSVEKAVENFQIAVAQLPEEEQPPPPPLPSEPPCAPENQPLDFHNNQAMAIQPEDSSQATEDGMDIEDASKETVQEIAPPPEPPLPMEFERLFKGCQENMEDFNGWVYLLQYVEQENMLEPVRKSFDLFFERYPYCYGYWKKYADIERKHGNIHVAEEVYRRGLQAIPLSVDLWLHYMTFIKENSDTTDPETEGRIRAAYEHAVLAAGTDFRSDRLWESFIAWELEQQKLANVTAIYDRILGIPTQLYSQHFQKFKEHVQTNNPKHFLSEEEFVQLRLELSKATLASMARETDETPAPPEDLPPGTEDLPDPAKRVTEIENMRHKVIENRQEVFNHNEHEVSKRWAFEEGIKRPYFHVKSLERTQLNNWKEYLDFEIENGTPERVVVLFERCLIACALYEEFWIKYAKYLESYSTDGVRHIFKKACTIHLHRKPIIHLQWAAFEEQQGYPDEARRILKTVEDMIPSLAMVRLRRVNLERRQGNLEEAEALLREAMENSRNTIESSFYAVKLARMLLKVQRSLSKAKKVLLDAIDNDETSSRLYLNLLDLEFNGDIAQNEAEILVIFDRALKSQMPLESRLLFAQRKVEFMEDFGTDVNVLVAAYQEHQKLQRESDALKQKAENGYDSSGEPDAKRQRTDDAAAAAAAAAATAMTDMQANNAAYNYNWYQQYGAWGQNSWGQYGQYAQYNQYYPPPPT
- the prpf39 gene encoding pre-mRNA-processing factor 39 isoform X2 → MLNTDSPAMESNGDASLPADWSDHVASEPITNASQEASEKQLGSVEKAVENFQIAVAQLPEEEQPPPPPLPSEPPCAPENQPLDFHNNQAMAIQPEDSSQATEDGMDIEDASKETVQEIAPPPEPPLPMEFERLFKGCQENMEDFNGWVYLLQYVEQENMLEPVRKSFDLFFERYPYCYGYWKKYADIERKHGNIHVAEEVYRRGLQAIPLSVDLWLHYMTFIKENSDTTDPETEGRIRAAYEHAVLAAGTDFRSDRLWESFIAWELEQQKLANVTAIYDRILGIPTQLYSQHFQKFKEHVQTNNPKHFLSEEEFVQLRLELSKATLASMARETDETPAPPEDLPPGTEDLPDPAKRVTEIENMRHKVIENRQEVFNHNEHEVSKRWAFEEGIKRPYFHVKSLERTQLNNWKEYLDFEIENGTPERVVVLFERCLIACALYEEFWIKYAKYLESYSTDGVRHIFKKACTIHLHRKPIIHLQWAAFEEQQGYPDEARRILKTVEDMIPSLAMVRLRRVNLERRQGNLEEAEALLREAMENSRNTIESSFYAVKLARMLLKVQRSLSKAKKVLLDAIDNDETSSRLYLNLLDLEFNGDIAQNEAEILVIFDRALKSQMPLESRLLFAQRKVEFMEDFGTDVNVLVAAYQEHQKLQRESDALKQKAENGYDSSGEPDAKRQRTDDAAAAAAAAAATAMTDMQANNAAYNYNWYQQYGAWGQNSWGQYGQYAQYNQYYPPPPT
- the faua gene encoding FAU ubiquitin like and ribosomal protein S30 fusion a, translating into MQLFLRGQNTYTLEVTGQETVGDIKAHVQTLEGLLVEDQVLLLAGCPLEDESSLASCGVSEHCTLEVAGRLLGGKVHGSLARAGKVRGQTPKVDKQEKKKKKTGRAKRRIQYNRRFVNVVPTFGKKKGPNANS
- the fkbp3 gene encoding peptidyl-prolyl cis-trans isomerase FKBP3, with the translated sequence MAAEPVKEWSDEQLKSDDLPKKDIIKFIQDNAANSFLNEHKLLGNIKNVAKTAKKEQLIVAYNQLFESKRFKGSEPVEEVTEQVKNVQIDSQPKEVKAEVVDEGPPKFTKSVLKKGDKTNFPKKGDTVSCWYTGTLEDGTVFDTNIPAGARKKKQAKPLSFKVGMGRVIRGWDEGLLTMSKGETARLEIEPEWAYGKKGLPDSKIPPNAKLIFEVELVSVD